A stretch of the Filimonas lacunae genome encodes the following:
- the tuf gene encoding elongation factor Tu: MSKETFKREKPHVNIGTIGHVDHGKTTLTAAITDVLAKKGLAQKKNYDEIDGAPEEKERGITINTAHVEYQTDNRHYAHVDCPGHADYVKNMITGAAQMDGAILVVAATDGPMPQTKEHILLARQVGVPQIVVFMNKVDLVDDAELLDLVEMEIRELLSSYGFDGDNTPIIKGSATGALAGDPQWTGAVEELMAAVDSYIPLPPRPIDQPFLMSVEDVFSITGRGTVATGRIERGIIKVGEPVEIVGLIEAPLNSTVTGVEMFKKLLDEGQAGDNAGLLLRGIEKSQIRRGMVICKPKTITPHTEFKCEVYVLSKEEGGRHTPFFNKYRPQFYFRTTDVTGECMLPEGTEMVMPGDNIGLVVKLIAPIAMEKGLKFAIREGGRTVGAGQVTEVIK, translated from the coding sequence ATGTCTAAAGAGACCTTCAAGAGGGAGAAACCTCACGTAAACATTGGTACCATCGGTCACGTAGACCACGGTAAAACCACATTAACCGCAGCTATCACCGACGTTCTTGCTAAAAAAGGTTTAGCACAAAAAAAGAACTACGATGAAATCGACGGTGCTCCTGAAGAAAAAGAGAGAGGTATCACAATCAATACCGCTCACGTAGAATACCAGACTGATAATCGTCACTATGCGCACGTAGACTGTCCAGGTCACGCTGACTATGTGAAGAACATGATCACTGGTGCTGCTCAGATGGACGGTGCTATTCTTGTTGTGGCTGCTACAGATGGTCCTATGCCTCAAACTAAAGAGCACATCCTGTTAGCTCGTCAGGTAGGTGTACCTCAGATCGTTGTATTCATGAACAAGGTTGACCTTGTTGATGATGCTGAACTGTTGGACCTGGTTGAAATGGAAATTCGCGAATTATTAAGCTCATACGGTTTTGATGGTGATAACACACCAATCATCAAAGGTTCTGCTACAGGCGCCTTAGCTGGTGATCCTCAGTGGACTGGTGCTGTTGAAGAACTGATGGCTGCAGTTGATTCTTATATTCCTCTGCCTCCTCGTCCTATCGACCAACCGTTCCTGATGTCTGTGGAAGACGTATTCTCTATCACAGGTCGTGGTACAGTTGCTACCGGTCGTATCGAGCGCGGTATCATTAAAGTAGGTGAGCCAGTTGAGATCGTAGGTCTGATCGAAGCTCCTTTGAACTCTACTGTTACCGGTGTTGAAATGTTCAAAAAATTATTGGACGAAGGTCAAGCTGGTGATAACGCAGGTTTACTGTTACGCGGTATTGAAAAATCTCAAATCCGTCGTGGTATGGTTATCTGTAAGCCAAAAACTATCACTCCGCACACTGAATTCAAATGTGAAGTATACGTACTGAGCAAAGAAGAAGGTGGCCGTCACACTCCATTCTTTAACAAATACCGTCCTCAGTTCTACTTCCGTACTACAGATGTAACTGGTGAGTGTATGCTGCCAGAAGGAACTGAAATGGTTATGCCTGGTGATAACATCGGTTTAGTAGTTAAACTGATCGCTCCAATCGCTATGGAAAAAGGTCTGAAGTTCGCTATCCGTGAAGGTGGTCGTACTGTAGGTGCCGGTCAGGTTACTGAAGTAATCAAATAA
- a CDS encoding RagB/SusD family nutrient uptake outer membrane protein — protein MKKYFLYILLFSLVSCRKYVEVEQKGVKTLKSTNDYRYVMNDNSILETGYGLHILSGDDISITDSIRVNSLSLAYNNYQLGAYIWDSVYYTVTQSDAEWNRDYKLIYTCNEILEGVIDSEGGADSLKKQIYGEALVHRADTYFQLVNLFGKQYDEATAASDMGVPVLLTSNLYADLTRRSVKEVYSQITNDLTAALPLLPALPDFNVRPAKVSVYALLARVYLNKRDFVNAGLYADSALKLQSTLVNYSTLASNAALPLRLADPEIMLSKLANNSYTALSLNNNLVQLLGTSDLRYKFFTNTSAVFSGSFSAAFTGRTYWRSILGERVNLIGPGVPEMMLIKAEAAARQSDAGTAMSLVNTLRQNRFAPADYVALSATDASDALLKVVQERQRELFGRGFRWFDQRRLNKDAAFAATVTRTVRGVTYTLAPNSNRYLFPIPPNAMLLNPEVKQNPR, from the coding sequence ATGAAAAAATATTTCTTATATATATTGCTTTTTAGCCTTGTATCCTGCCGTAAGTATGTGGAGGTAGAACAAAAAGGAGTAAAAACATTAAAAAGTACCAATGATTACCGGTATGTAATGAATGACAATTCCATATTGGAAACAGGTTATGGATTACATATTCTTTCGGGTGACGACATCAGTATTACTGATTCAATAAGAGTGAATTCGCTTTCTTTGGCCTATAACAACTATCAGTTAGGGGCTTATATATGGGATTCGGTTTATTACACTGTAACGCAAAGCGATGCAGAGTGGAACCGTGATTATAAGCTCATTTATACCTGTAATGAAATACTGGAAGGGGTGATAGATAGTGAAGGTGGAGCAGATAGTCTTAAAAAGCAGATTTATGGAGAAGCGTTGGTGCATAGGGCCGATACGTATTTTCAGCTGGTAAATCTTTTTGGTAAGCAATACGATGAAGCTACGGCTGCATCCGATATGGGAGTGCCTGTATTGTTAACCTCTAACTTATATGCCGATCTTACGCGGAGATCTGTAAAGGAGGTATATAGTCAAATCACCAACGATTTAACAGCCGCCTTGCCGCTTTTACCCGCTTTGCCCGATTTTAATGTAAGGCCAGCCAAAGTATCGGTGTACGCCTTGCTGGCACGTGTTTATTTGAATAAGCGTGATTTTGTAAACGCAGGCTTGTATGCAGATAGTGCGCTGAAATTGCAAAGCACACTGGTGAATTATAGCACACTTGCCAGTAATGCGGCTTTGCCTTTACGATTGGCTGATCCGGAGATAATGCTATCCAAACTAGCTAACAACAGTTACACTGCCTTATCGCTCAATAATAACTTAGTGCAATTGCTGGGTACATCTGACCTGCGATACAAGTTCTTTACCAACACCAGCGCCGTTTTTAGTGGATCATTCTCTGCTGCGTTTACAGGTAGAACTTATTGGAGATCTATTTTAGGAGAAAGGGTAAATCTGATTGGTCCTGGCGTGCCTGAAATGATGTTGATTAAAGCGGAAGCAGCTGCAAGACAAAGTGATGCAGGTACAGCAATGTCGTTAGTAAATACTTTGCGCCAGAATAGGTTTGCACCTGCCGATTATGTAGCGCTTTCTGCAACAGATGCATCCGATGCTTTATTGAAAGTAGTACAGGAAAGACAGCGTGAATTATTTGGCCGCGGTTTTCGCTGGTTTGATCAGAGAAGGTTAAATAAAGATGCTGCGTTTGCTGCTACTGTTACAAGAACAGTGAGAGGAGTAACTTATACACTTGCCCCTAACAGCAACCGATACCTGTTTCCCATACCACCTAATGCTATGCTGTTAAACCCCGAAGTAAAGCAGAATCCGAGATAA
- a CDS encoding HPF/RaiA family ribosome-associated protein, with protein MNVNIQTVHFDADMKLIDYVSKKLQKIGTFHDKVIKVDVFLKLDNVVHTIKDKIAEIQVHVPKQKFFVKASSKSFEESFDSALDSLVNQIKRKKDKQTV; from the coding sequence ATGAACGTAAACATCCAAACTGTGCACTTTGATGCAGACATGAAGCTGATTGACTATGTAAGTAAAAAACTGCAAAAGATCGGCACCTTTCACGATAAGGTTATCAAAGTGGATGTTTTTTTGAAGCTAGACAATGTAGTACACACGATTAAAGACAAAATTGCAGAGATTCAGGTTCATGTGCCTAAGCAGAAATTTTTTGTAAAGGCATCGTCTAAGTCTTTCGAAGAATCTTTCGATAGCGCCCTCGATTCTCTGGTAAACCAAATAAAAAGAAAAAAAGACAAACAAACGGTTTAA
- the nusG gene encoding transcription termination/antitermination protein NusG gives MEGTAQQTEAAESKWYVLRVVSGKERKVKEYLDKDISRSGWTDIVKQVFLPMEKVYKVQNGKKVMREKNYFPGYVMLEVTDGKLNDDIIQHISNVSNVMHFLTDGKGSKGNIISLRKAEVNKMLGKVDEMNDQGVTLSEPFIVGETIKIIEGPFNDFNGVIEEVNDEKKKLKVTVKIFGRSTPVELNYMQVEKLA, from the coding sequence ATGGAAGGTACAGCACAACAAACAGAAGCAGCAGAAAGCAAATGGTACGTGCTACGTGTCGTAAGCGGTAAGGAGAGAAAGGTTAAAGAGTACCTGGATAAAGATATTTCACGTAGCGGTTGGACCGATATTGTGAAGCAGGTTTTCCTGCCTATGGAAAAAGTTTATAAAGTGCAGAACGGTAAAAAAGTAATGCGCGAAAAAAACTACTTCCCTGGTTATGTAATGCTGGAAGTTACCGATGGTAAATTAAATGACGACATTATTCAGCATATCAGTAACGTGAGCAACGTTATGCATTTTCTTACTGATGGCAAAGGCAGCAAAGGTAACATTATCTCTCTGCGTAAAGCTGAAGTAAACAAAATGCTGGGTAAGGTAGACGAAATGAATGATCAGGGTGTTACCCTTTCTGAACCGTTTATCGTTGGTGAAACTATCAAAATCATTGAAGGTCCGTTTAACGACTTCAATGGTGTTATCGAAGAAGTGAACGACGAGAAGAAGAAACTGAAAGTAACAGTAAAAATCTTCGGACGTTCCACACCAGTAGAATTAAACTACATGCAGGTTGAAAAACTCGCATAG
- a CDS encoding FecR family protein, translating into MNQAVDIPSLLIKLEKGTCSPEEAEMLITWMTTPANQQTATAMVEQQMATPVLEGALPQHRIDSLERGRLRILENKSGDAIPVVHRVHLLRRKWWWAAAAFIGISATAVIALLNRQPAPATNIARYKSDIQPGRNGAILAMGNGKTILLDTIANGSMAGIPMVKTGEGSITYQGNESTASSVFYNTLSTPPARKFSMQLPDGSTVWLNAASSVTFPSAFAGKERKIEITGEAYVEVKTDKNKPFIVKAGNKEINVLGTSFNINAYTNEPVITTTLVEGSVEVRDNQHRVLLHPGEQANDFTVATANLDQNLAWKNGKFNFDQTDLKSIMRQVSRWYNVNVVFEKDAPSYDFTAKLPDNLPVSEVLKLLEMTKLVHFEIEGNTIIVKK; encoded by the coding sequence TTGAATCAGGCTGTTGATATACCATCTTTATTGATAAAACTGGAAAAAGGTACTTGTTCTCCGGAAGAAGCAGAAATGCTGATCACGTGGATGACAACACCTGCCAACCAGCAAACTGCTACCGCTATGGTGGAGCAGCAGATGGCTACACCAGTGTTGGAAGGTGCGTTACCGCAACACCGTATAGACAGCCTGGAAAGAGGAAGACTACGTATCCTGGAAAATAAATCAGGCGATGCCATACCAGTGGTGCACAGGGTACATTTGTTACGCCGCAAATGGTGGTGGGCAGCAGCGGCTTTCATAGGCATCAGTGCAACGGCAGTAATAGCCTTGCTCAACCGCCAGCCGGCCCCCGCAACCAACATAGCCCGTTATAAATCCGATATACAACCGGGCCGCAATGGCGCCATACTGGCAATGGGTAACGGCAAAACTATTTTGCTCGATACCATAGCCAACGGCAGCATGGCCGGCATTCCTATGGTAAAAACAGGAGAGGGCAGTATAACATATCAGGGAAACGAATCAACTGCCTCCTCCGTTTTTTATAATACTTTATCTACACCACCAGCACGCAAATTCAGCATGCAGCTGCCCGATGGCAGCACTGTTTGGCTGAATGCCGCATCTTCAGTAACCTTTCCTTCTGCATTTGCAGGCAAGGAAAGAAAGATTGAAATTACCGGGGAAGCGTATGTAGAAGTAAAAACAGATAAGAATAAGCCTTTTATAGTAAAAGCGGGTAACAAAGAAATAAACGTGTTAGGCACCAGCTTCAACATCAATGCCTACACCAACGAGCCTGTAATAACCACCACACTGGTAGAGGGAAGCGTGGAAGTGCGCGACAATCAGCATCGTGTGCTGTTGCATCCGGGTGAGCAGGCCAACGACTTTACCGTGGCCACAGCCAACCTTGATCAAAACCTGGCCTGGAAAAATGGAAAGTTTAATTTCGACCAGACGGATCTGAAAAGTATAATGCGGCAAGTAAGCCGTTGGTATAATGTAAATGTGGTTTTTGAGAAAGATGCTCCTTCCTATGACTTCACTGCTAAATTGCCTGACAACCTTCCTGTGTCGGAAGTGTTGAAACTGCTGGAGATGACCAAACTGGTACATTTTGAGATTGAGGGCAATACCATTATTGTGAAAAAGTAA
- a CDS encoding RNA polymerase sigma factor, protein MSIHDLQQDGSVQQEAGKSFTEVYRQYSPQIYLNVLKMVKDADTAEEITQEVFTSLWQRWDNLQIDKSLEGYIYRMSANKVYDFFRRLKSDRAMEAHFVALAVEHYSHIEEALQIRENEQLLHQAIEQLTPQQQKAYLLCKTQGYSYKEAAEMMGISVHTLKEYLVKANQTVRNYLITNIDKTLVLLFWVIIKK, encoded by the coding sequence ATGAGTATACATGATTTACAGCAGGATGGTAGCGTGCAACAGGAGGCTGGCAAGTCATTTACAGAAGTATATCGCCAATACAGCCCTCAGATTTATCTGAATGTGCTTAAAATGGTAAAAGATGCTGATACGGCAGAAGAAATAACGCAGGAAGTGTTCACCAGCCTTTGGCAGCGATGGGATAACCTGCAGATTGATAAAAGCCTGGAAGGGTATATTTATCGTATGTCGGCCAATAAGGTGTATGATTTTTTCCGCCGTTTGAAATCTGACAGGGCTATGGAAGCGCATTTTGTTGCTCTGGCAGTAGAACATTACTCACATATAGAAGAAGCCTTACAGATCCGCGAAAACGAGCAATTGCTGCATCAGGCTATAGAACAGCTTACTCCACAACAGCAAAAAGCGTATCTGCTTTGTAAAACCCAGGGCTATTCTTATAAAGAAGCAGCTGAAATGATGGGAATATCAGTACATACGTTGAAAGAATACCTGGTGAAAGCCAATCAAACTGTTCGTAATTATCTGATAACCAATATTGATAAGACATTGGTGCTGCTTTTCTGGGTGATCATAAAAAAATAA
- the rpsU gene encoding 30S ribosomal protein S21 — MLIIDSKDCENIDKALKKYKKKFEKSKVLLQLRERQSFTKPSVRRRGEVLKAIYKQNLASGKIEA, encoded by the coding sequence ATGCTTATTATAGATTCAAAAGATTGCGAAAACATCGACAAAGCCCTCAAGAAGTACAAAAAGAAATTTGAGAAAAGCAAAGTCCTGTTGCAATTAAGAGAGCGTCAAAGCTTTACTAAGCCGTCTGTTAGACGTCGCGGCGAAGTGCTGAAAGCAATCTACAAGCAGAATTTAGCTAGTGGCAAAATCGAAGCTTAA
- the secE gene encoding preprotein translocase subunit SecE, which produces MNKVSNYFRDSYQELVEKVTWPTWSQLQQSTVIVLSATVLITAMVWAMDFAGNQLLKLIYNLFISKGNG; this is translated from the coding sequence GTGAATAAAGTTTCTAACTATTTCAGGGACTCATACCAGGAGCTGGTAGAGAAAGTAACCTGGCCTACTTGGTCTCAGTTACAGCAGTCTACTGTAATCGTTTTATCTGCAACCGTTCTTATTACCGCTATGGTTTGGGCAATGGATTTCGCAGGTAACCAATTACTAAAGCTGATCTATAATTTATTTATTAGTAAAGGTAACGGTTAA
- a CDS encoding SusC/RagA family TonB-linked outer membrane protein, protein MAKMTFVLLFVATLQVGARSIGQTMTASFNNAGLNEVFREVEKQTGYTFVFSKVQMQQAGKVTALFKSTPLPQALKEIFKDQPFTFQVSDKYIVVQQKSAEGMSASLNSAMAPPDAIKGKVTDEAGNPISGAIVTVKGTHIQTYTNERGEFQLKDVTAEATLVISSLNIETKEVPLKGRTEITLVTKAKIFALEDVSIGNFNYGYGTISKDRAAGAASKISDSALASTPTISLIARLEGVTPGLKVDNKNNKLLIRTTNNYTSGSEPLIVIDGFPQVPVGDQQSLIKGQGGNVANNALYSYVNPNDIESITVLKDASATSIWGSRGANGVIVIETKKGKKGNASINFSSNVGVSRPANLNKLRWMTSAQYIDLEQELVDKGYAVDPLANGTPSIWTYNNSEASEWIFKYKRGTITQAERDAALAKLSSYDSRQQIKDYLLQSAVNQQYNISASGGSDNSTYYVSGNYTRDRPVFRSNDAQSASITGNITSNLIKQKLTFKMGFNYVYAVSKTNTAAVDALSVSTTALRPYDLLVDESGNTIKRDPRFRSEITTPLVAKGYLPFTYNAIDQLNYSNTVGKDTRVRINMDLNYKFNNWLNMDVYGMYQSYNTTQTLLDELNSYVTRYNVNYGTTVNTAGKLVYGYPYGGVLTTNLSSGYDYNMRAQINLNKRISGDHQVVALAATEIRETFSTGDGYKRYGFNSETLTSQAINPLAPYNTMDGYTSQLSNPLLTYSESKKRYLSYLGNFSYLYKEKYIATGSMRFDDYTMMGLDRQKRAKPFWSAGLRWNASREAFMQDVKFLNDLNVRLTYGTSGSVPLAGTNIPLISISGTDSRTQQPIGNIQTPANQQLGWETTKTLNGGVGASFFNNRLTATVDIYSKRSYGIMYSLPFNPTYGWSSVTFNTATMSSHGFEFGLTGHIFRKKDWGWTSTFNFSYGTNKVTDSRFPSNSSNLVPGGTPLVGYSIGNLFVYKWAGLDNKGQSQIYDGNGKIVSSTEYTNTFTIKDVKYAGTTIAPYYGGFFNTFHYKSFTFDVHISYYMGHVFLRQSVDNYPNFIPFTGVLDRNADLATRWRKPGDEATTNVPGLSNMTYNSWLRYKNSDVLVEKGDNIRLQQISLSYSVPVQYLPKGIFKSLSVSANARNLGLIWTANKKGLDPEYLNTGSYTSLRPATNYVFGLQATF, encoded by the coding sequence ATGGCAAAAATGACTTTTGTACTTCTGTTTGTAGCCACCTTGCAGGTGGGTGCACGGAGCATTGGCCAAACAATGACGGCCAGCTTTAACAATGCAGGCCTTAACGAAGTATTCCGGGAGGTAGAGAAACAAACCGGTTACACATTCGTATTTTCTAAGGTGCAAATGCAGCAAGCGGGTAAAGTAACTGCTTTATTTAAATCTACCCCGCTGCCACAGGCACTGAAAGAGATTTTTAAAGACCAGCCATTCACCTTCCAGGTTTCTGACAAGTACATTGTGGTACAACAGAAATCAGCTGAGGGCATGAGTGCCAGCCTGAACAGCGCTATGGCCCCACCGGATGCTATTAAAGGAAAGGTAACAGATGAAGCCGGCAACCCCATATCCGGCGCTATTGTAACCGTAAAAGGCACACATATTCAAACCTATACCAACGAGCGTGGCGAGTTTCAGTTAAAAGACGTTACAGCAGAAGCTACACTGGTGATCAGTTCATTAAACATCGAAACAAAAGAGGTACCCTTGAAAGGCCGTACCGAAATAACCCTGGTAACCAAGGCAAAGATCTTTGCACTGGAAGATGTCAGCATTGGTAATTTTAATTATGGTTATGGAACCATCAGCAAAGACAGGGCTGCAGGCGCTGCCAGCAAGATAAGTGATTCGGCATTGGCATCTACACCCACTATTAGTTTAATAGCCCGGTTAGAAGGTGTAACACCTGGCTTAAAAGTAGATAACAAAAACAATAAACTGTTGATTAGAACTACCAATAATTACACTTCTGGTTCAGAACCCTTAATTGTAATCGATGGTTTCCCGCAAGTACCCGTAGGCGATCAGCAGAGCCTGATTAAAGGCCAGGGTGGAAATGTTGCTAATAACGCATTATATAGCTATGTAAACCCTAACGACATTGAATCTATTACAGTATTAAAAGATGCATCTGCAACTTCTATATGGGGTTCAAGGGGGGCTAATGGAGTAATTGTAATCGAAACCAAAAAAGGTAAGAAGGGCAATGCTTCTATTAACTTCTCTTCTAATGTGGGTGTGTCAAGACCAGCTAACCTCAACAAGTTACGTTGGATGACTTCGGCTCAATATATTGATCTGGAGCAGGAGTTAGTAGATAAAGGATATGCTGTTGATCCGCTGGCAAACGGTACTCCAAGTATCTGGACATACAATAACAGCGAAGCTTCGGAGTGGATATTTAAGTACAAACGTGGTACTATTACCCAGGCTGAACGTGATGCGGCATTGGCTAAATTGAGCAGCTACGATAGCAGGCAGCAGATCAAAGACTATCTGCTACAAAGTGCAGTAAATCAGCAATACAATATATCTGCATCGGGAGGAAGTGATAACAGCACTTATTATGTTTCAGGAAACTATACAAGAGACAGGCCGGTGTTTAGAAGCAACGATGCACAAAGTGCTTCCATTACTGGTAACATCACTTCTAATCTTATTAAGCAGAAGTTAACCTTCAAAATGGGTTTTAACTATGTGTATGCGGTTAGCAAAACTAATACTGCTGCAGTGGACGCTTTAAGCGTAAGTACTACCGCATTAAGACCTTACGATTTACTGGTGGACGAGAGTGGAAACACTATAAAACGGGACCCAAGGTTTCGCTCTGAAATTACTACGCCACTGGTAGCCAAAGGATATTTGCCATTTACTTATAATGCAATAGATCAACTGAACTATTCTAATACTGTAGGAAAGGATACGCGTGTACGTATTAACATGGATTTGAATTATAAGTTTAATAACTGGCTGAATATGGATGTGTATGGTATGTATCAGTCATACAATACCACACAAACATTGTTGGATGAGTTAAACAGCTATGTTACACGTTACAATGTAAACTACGGTACAACTGTTAATACAGCCGGTAAACTGGTATACGGTTATCCTTATGGCGGAGTATTAACCACTAACCTTAGTTCTGGGTATGATTATAATATGCGGGCGCAAATTAACCTGAACAAGCGCATTAGTGGCGATCATCAGGTTGTAGCATTAGCAGCCACTGAAATTCGTGAAACCTTTTCTACCGGTGATGGCTATAAACGCTATGGCTTTAATAGCGAAACCTTAACATCGCAGGCTATCAATCCACTGGCTCCTTACAATACCATGGATGGATATACCAGTCAGTTAAGCAATCCACTGTTAACATATTCGGAATCGAAAAAGAGATATTTGTCTTACCTGGGTAATTTCTCCTACCTGTATAAAGAAAAGTATATAGCAACGGGTAGCATGCGGTTTGATGATTACACCATGATGGGACTTGATAGACAAAAGCGTGCAAAACCTTTCTGGTCGGCAGGTTTAAGATGGAATGCTTCACGTGAAGCGTTTATGCAGGACGTGAAATTCCTGAACGACTTAAATGTGCGCCTTACTTATGGTACATCGGGTAGTGTACCATTAGCAGGTACTAATATCCCACTGATTTCCATTAGTGGAACTGATTCGCGCACACAACAGCCGATTGGCAATATCCAAACTCCGGCGAACCAACAATTAGGCTGGGAAACCACCAAAACATTAAATGGTGGAGTGGGTGCTTCCTTTTTTAATAACAGGCTTACTGCTACAGTAGATATATATAGCAAACGGTCATATGGTATTATGTATAGTTTGCCTTTTAACCCTACTTATGGCTGGTCTTCAGTAACTTTTAATACAGCCACCATGTCAAGTCATGGTTTTGAATTTGGACTTACAGGACATATTTTCCGCAAGAAGGACTGGGGCTGGACTTCTACCTTTAACTTCTCGTATGGAACCAATAAAGTAACCGATTCAAGATTCCCTAGCAATAGCTCTAACCTGGTGCCAGGTGGTACTCCGTTGGTAGGATATAGCATAGGAAACCTGTTTGTGTACAAATGGGCAGGGCTTGATAACAAAGGGCAATCGCAGATTTACGATGGCAATGGTAAGATTGTTTCCAGCACTGAATACACCAATACCTTTACCATTAAGGACGTTAAATATGCAGGAACAACTATTGCCCCTTACTACGGTGGTTTCTTTAACACATTCCATTATAAATCGTTTACGTTTGATGTGCATATTAGTTACTACATGGGGCATGTATTCCTGAGACAGTCAGTAGATAACTATCCTAACTTTATTCCGTTTACGGGCGTGTTAGATAGAAACGCAGATCTGGCAACCCGTTGGAGAAAACCAGGTGATGAAGCTACAACGAATGTGCCTGGTTTGAGTAATATGACCTACAATAGCTGGCTACGCTATAAGAACTCTGATGTATTGGTAGAAAAAGGAGATAACATCAGGCTACAGCAAATTTCTTTGTCCTATAGCGTACCTGTACAGTATCTGCCTAAAGGCATATTCAAGTCTTTATCAGTAAGTGCTAATGCCAGAAACCTGGGATTGATATGGACTGCGAATAAAAAAGGCTTAGATCCGGAATATCTGAATACTGGTAGCTACACCAGCCTGAGACCTGCCACCAATTATGTATTTGGTTTACAAGCAACATTTTAA
- a CDS encoding riboflavin synthase produces the protein MFTGIIEATGQVKEVISTGTNKTFWITSPLSEEFKIDQSVSHDGVCLTVEEIKDGAHRVTAIEETLKKTNLAGWITGQKVNIERCMLMNGRLDGHIVQGHVDTTAVCIDRQDLDGSWEFRFSFPEKFAALVIEKGSISVNGTSLTIFNVTRNEFTVAIIPYTYNHTSISEVQQGTRVNIEFDIIGKYIQRRAGL, from the coding sequence ATGTTTACAGGAATAATAGAAGCCACAGGACAGGTAAAAGAAGTAATTAGCACAGGCACCAACAAAACATTCTGGATCACTTCTCCCCTTTCAGAGGAGTTTAAAATAGATCAGAGTGTAAGCCACGATGGCGTGTGTTTAACCGTAGAAGAGATAAAAGACGGAGCCCACCGGGTAACCGCCATTGAAGAAACGCTGAAAAAAACCAACCTGGCGGGCTGGATCACCGGCCAAAAAGTAAATATTGAGCGTTGTATGTTGATGAATGGCCGCTTAGATGGTCATATTGTACAAGGCCATGTAGACACTACAGCTGTTTGCATTGACAGGCAGGACCTGGATGGCAGCTGGGAATTCCGTTTTTCTTTCCCCGAAAAATTTGCCGCTCTGGTTATTGAAAAGGGATCTATTTCGGTAAACGGTACCAGCCTTACCATCTTTAACGTTACCCGTAACGAATTCACCGTAGCTATTATCCCCTATACTTACAACCACACCAGTATTTCGGAGGTACAACAAGGTACCCGGGTGAATATCGAATTTGATATTATCGGTAAATACATACAGCGCAGAGCTGGTTTATAG
- a CDS encoding tyrosine-type recombinase/integrase → MLALYEPYVQEFLNYLRFEKRYSQHTILSYQNDLEQFFTYLAAEFDGPDVPQITAGLIRSWMASLKEEKRTAKTINRKVSALRSFFRRQMINGVIAQSPLTTVITPKISKRLPVFVAEKDMAAVFKKPGSPKEDATGVEEEEVDIEKGMTEWEKEVGKLIMAVLYNTGMRVSELVNLKERQVDAHYSQLKVVGKGNKERLIPVSAGLMKELQDYMAKKRLKSLSEVEFLFVNDAGKQVNRGRVGRLVKKYLTEVTTIEKKSPHVLRHTFATHLMNHGADLNAVKELLGHSSLAATQVYTHNTIEKLKEVYQKAHPKGGG, encoded by the coding sequence ATGTTAGCACTATACGAACCTTACGTCCAGGAATTTCTCAACTATCTCCGTTTTGAGAAGCGGTATTCCCAACATACCATATTGTCGTACCAAAACGACCTGGAGCAATTTTTTACCTATCTCGCAGCCGAATTCGACGGCCCCGATGTTCCGCAGATTACTGCCGGCCTTATCCGTAGCTGGATGGCATCTCTGAAAGAAGAGAAGCGTACCGCTAAAACCATCAATCGCAAAGTATCGGCCCTGCGCTCCTTTTTTCGCCGGCAAATGATAAATGGCGTTATAGCTCAGTCTCCTCTCACTACTGTCATCACTCCCAAAATAAGCAAGCGGCTGCCTGTTTTTGTAGCAGAAAAAGATATGGCTGCTGTTTTTAAAAAGCCCGGAAGCCCAAAAGAAGACGCCACAGGGGTAGAAGAAGAGGAAGTGGATATTGAAAAAGGAATGACAGAATGGGAAAAAGAGGTAGGTAAGCTGATTATGGCTGTTTTATACAATACCGGGATGCGTGTAAGCGAGCTGGTGAATTTAAAAGAGCGCCAGGTAGATGCGCATTACAGTCAGCTGAAAGTAGTAGGGAAGGGCAATAAAGAGCGTCTTATCCCCGTGTCGGCAGGATTGATGAAGGAATTGCAGGATTACATGGCTAAAAAGCGCTTAAAATCGCTTTCAGAGGTAGAGTTTCTGTTTGTGAATGATGCAGGTAAGCAAGTGAATAGGGGGAGGGTTGGAAGATTGGTGAAAAAATACCTGACAGAAGTAACCACGATAGAGAAAAAGAGCCCTCATGTGTTACGGCACACCTTTGCTACCCATCTCATGAACCACGGGGCCGATTTAAATGCGGTAAAAGAATTACTAGGACATAGCAGCCTGGCGGCTACCCAGGTATACACCCATAACACTATCGAAAAGCTGAAAGAAGTGTACCAAAAAGCGCATCCGAAAGGAGGGGGCTAG